In Zingiber officinale cultivar Zhangliang chromosome 11B, Zo_v1.1, whole genome shotgun sequence, a single window of DNA contains:
- the LOC122033767 gene encoding probable polygalacturonase At2g43860: MAGQSVIVISLFVLLLLASSSAATEVLADASIYNVLDFGAKGDGNTNDTLAFVNAWNAACHKSTTPSTLLIPAGKTFLLSYIEFEGPCNNFIYVTQCPEDGPNSLHMLSCTDAQIWGLRSINSVMMHISVGRSKRVDIRDITIVAPDESPNTDGIHVQQSQFVSIRNSGGSGFARNISFEDITMNDVRYPIIIDQYYCPHRKCDAHASAVEVRDVKYIGVRGSSSREVAIALNCSQSVPCSGIFMDSVNLWNSNEGEEVRSNCISANGYAKNQVTPAVSCLTQRNLAS, translated from the exons ATGGCTGGACAA AGTGTTATCGTCATCAGTCTCTTTGttctccttcttcttgcttcttcctCTGCTGCTACTGAGGTCTTGGCTGATGCGTCAATATACAACGTCTTAGACTTTGGAGCCAAAGGAGATGGCAACACCAATGACACTCta GCGTTTGTAAATGCATGGAATGCAGCATGTCACAAAAGCACGACACCCTCCACCTTGCTCATTCCGGCAGGAAAGACATTTTTGTTGTCTTACATCGAGTTCGAAGGACCTTGCAACAACTTCATTTATGTAACG CAATGTCCAGAAGATGGGCCCAAT AGTCTACATATGTTGAGTTGCACTGATGCACAGATCTGGGGGTTGAGGTCGATCAACAGTGTGATGATGCACATATCGGTGGGGAGGAGCAAGCGAGTCGATATCAGAGACATCACCATCGTCGCCCCCGACGAGAGCCCCAACACTGACGGCATCCACGTCCAGCAAAGCCAATTTGTGAGCATCAGAAACTCC GGAGGTTCTGGCTTTGCGAGGAACATATCGTTTGAGGATATCACCATGAATGACGTGCGCTATCCCATTATAATAGATCAGTACTATTGTCCTCACAGGAAATGCGATGCCCAT GCATCAGCAGTAGAAGTGAGGGATGTGAAATACATTGGAGTGAGAGGAAGCTCATCGAGAGAAGTAGCAATCGCTCTGAATTGCAGCCAAAGTGTGCCTTGCAGTGGCATCTTCATGGACAGTGTGAATCTGTGGAATTCAAATGAAGGAGAAGAGGTGCGGTCTAACTGCATCAGTGCCAATGGATATGCGAAGAATCAAGTCACGCCTGCTGTTTCTTGCCTGACCCAGAGAAACCTTGCTAGCTAG